One genomic window of Nerophis ophidion isolate RoL-2023_Sa unplaced genomic scaffold, RoL_Noph_v1.0 HiC_scaffold_450, whole genome shotgun sequence includes the following:
- the LOC133548152 gene encoding casein kinase II subunit alpha'-like, which translates to MYELLKALDYCHSMGIMHRDVKPHNVMIDHQLRKLRLIDWGLAEFYHPSQEYNVRVASRYFKGPELLVDYQMYDYSLDMWSLGCMLASMIFQKEPFFHGQDNYDQLVRIAKVLGTDELFGYLRKYHIELDPRFKDLLGQQSRKRWEQFVQTENQHLVSPEALDLLDKLLRYDHQQRLTATEAMEHPYFYPVVKEQSLSNSDNNMVSSGNNTAR; encoded by the exons ATGTACGAACTACTGAAG GCTTTGGACTACTGTCACAGCATGGGAATCATGCACCGTGACGTCAAACCCCACAATGTGATGATCGACCACCAGTTGAGAAAG CTTCGCTTAATAGATTGGGGTTTGGCTGAGTTCTACCACCCTTCCCAGGAGTACAATGTCAGAGTGGCGTCGCGATACTTCAAAGGCCCCGAGCTCCTGGTGGACTACCAg ATGTATGATTACAGTTTAGACATGTGGAGCTTAGGCTGTATGCTTGCCAGTATGATCTTCCAGAAAGAGCCCTTCTTCCATGGGCAAGACAACTACGACCAG CTGGTGCGAATTGCCAAAGTCCTGGGGACAGACGAGCTGTTTGgctacctgcgtaaataccacaTCGAACTGGATCCACGCTTCAAGGATCTGCTCGGACA aCAGAGCAGAAAGCGCTGGGAGCAGTTTGTGCAGACAGAGAACCAGCACTTGGTGAGTCCTGAGGCCCTGGACCTGCTGGACAAGCTTCTACGTTACGACCACCAACAGAGACTGACCGCCACAGAAGCCATGGAGCATCCTTACTTCT ACCCTGTAGTCAAGGAACAGTCTCTGTCAAACTCTGACAACAACATGGTTTCCAGTGGCAACAACACAGCTCGATGA